A genomic window from Streptomyces broussonetiae includes:
- a CDS encoding serine/threonine-protein kinase, with product MHSLERIGRYRLERPLGSGAFATVWLAHDEELQAPVAVKVLADNWAHRLDIRERFLSEARLLRRAGSSRIVQVYDIGQLPDGRPYFVMEYADGGTLADLLAGGPLPVRDALALTAEAARSAAALHEAGIVHRDIKPTNVLLHTAPDGTRRLLLADLGLAKSLAQASVLTLAAGSAGYQPPEQAEPGEGIDERADVYSLGAVGYELLTGTVPGAPGKVVPPRRLRPDLGEDVERALLRALEPDRARRWPGAQAFAQELDRLAATGPATAPAVRRLDGVRGRLNIVTLSLAAIAAAAVAAVAVTAVLHHGGAAQETRVTDATGRVVVQVPAGWGHELRNSGWDPSVLGLGKGHEPGLVVADDLTRWPDLGKPVDGVFVGLSEHGDVTAKVTALAHSGCSYSGSRTFADADFRGLVRAWSGCPDGGSVTESALTPAGGTGQPQVYVQVREQGTGDATDGVLRSLRVG from the coding sequence ATGCACTCCCTGGAGCGGATCGGCCGCTACCGCCTCGAACGGCCGCTCGGCAGCGGCGCCTTCGCCACGGTGTGGCTCGCCCACGACGAAGAACTCCAGGCTCCGGTCGCGGTGAAGGTCCTCGCCGACAACTGGGCGCACCGGCTGGACATCAGGGAGCGCTTCCTGTCCGAGGCCCGGCTGCTGCGCCGGGCCGGTTCCAGCAGGATCGTGCAGGTCTACGACATCGGTCAACTCCCGGACGGCAGGCCGTACTTCGTGATGGAGTACGCCGACGGCGGTACCCTCGCCGATCTGCTGGCCGGCGGTCCGCTGCCGGTGCGCGACGCGCTGGCGCTGACCGCGGAGGCCGCGCGCAGTGCCGCCGCACTGCACGAGGCGGGGATCGTGCACCGCGACATCAAGCCGACCAACGTGCTGCTGCACACCGCCCCGGACGGCACCCGGCGGCTGCTGCTGGCCGACCTGGGTCTCGCCAAGAGCCTCGCGCAGGCCTCGGTGCTGACGCTGGCCGCGGGCTCGGCGGGCTATCAGCCGCCGGAGCAGGCCGAACCCGGCGAGGGCATCGACGAGCGGGCCGACGTCTACAGCCTGGGCGCGGTCGGCTACGAACTGCTCACCGGGACCGTGCCGGGCGCCCCGGGCAAGGTCGTACCGCCCCGGCGGCTGCGCCCTGATCTCGGTGAGGACGTGGAGCGGGCGCTGCTGCGCGCGCTGGAGCCGGACCGGGCGCGGCGCTGGCCCGGCGCGCAGGCGTTCGCGCAGGAGCTGGACCGGCTGGCGGCGACCGGGCCGGCCACTGCGCCCGCCGTCCGGCGGCTGGACGGCGTGCGCGGGCGGCTGAACATCGTGACGCTGTCGCTGGCCGCGATCGCCGCCGCCGCGGTGGCCGCGGTGGCGGTGACCGCGGTGCTGCACCACGGTGGCGCAGCACAGGAGACACGGGTGACGGACGCGACCGGGCGGGTGGTCGTACAGGTACCCGCCGGCTGGGGCCACGAACTGCGCAACTCCGGCTGGGACCCGAGCGTGCTGGGGCTGGGCAAGGGGCACGAGCCGGGGCTGGTGGTCGCCGACGACCTGACCCGGTGGCCCGACCTGGGCAAGCCCGTGGACGGTGTGTTCGTCGGGCTGAGCGAGCACGGCGACGTCACGGCGAAGGTGACGGCGCTCGCCCACTCCGGCTGCAGCTACTCCGGCAGCCGCACGTTCGCCGACGCCGACTTCCGGGGACTGGTGCGGGCCTGGAGCGGCTGCCCGGACGGCGGCTCGGTCACGGAGTCCGCGCTGACCCCTGCCGGCGGCACCGGTCAGCCCCAGGTGTACGTACAGGTGCGCGAGCAGGGAACGGGCGACGCCACGGACGGCGTACTCCGTTCGCTGCGGGTGGGCTGA